The stretch of DNA AGGTATTCTCCCATGGCGCAGAACTCGGCCGGCCGCGCCCGCAGCTTGTAGCCTCCGGCGACGTGCTTCACCGACTCGCCCACCTTGGTCAGGAGGGCCAGAACCTGGCGTTTGTTCAGGTCCTGCAGACACACGGTGACAACAGGCCACGGGGTGTCCAGCATCAAATTACATCGGGATAAAGCGGCGGATTCATTGTGTGAATGAACTGTTTTTGCATGTTCCTTGTGCATCTTAAACACAGGAATGTCCAAAGTTATGTTTATAATTTTTGATCCATGGTTAAATATGCATTCAGAAGTAATTATCTAATTCATATGTGTTAAAAATCCATTCTTCTTTTGAACCTAATGGGAGGAAAATTGTCACACGCATGTTTAAAAGAACCCTCCTGTATTTATTACCTTTGGCGTTGTATCacccattttacattttatgctTGCGAGCCACTTTTTTTCTGAGTCCAATTATATTACTGCTGCAACAAGATCATTCCCCCCcacaaggatcaataaagtcctGTCTTGTGTCTCAGCTACTTAAAGACAACATTTGTGACTGATGGCAGATctggagaaaacacacacccgcacacaagGAAGCAGATGCTCTTTTTGTGGTAATGCATTTTACTGAAAGATTGCTGCGGAGATTacgtttatttatgtttttattttgcataacaACGCAATCTGACAAGGTCCTGCATACAAGCATGTGACTGCAAaaggactgactgactgacctgaatttgtctgtgtgttgcaCATGGTGAGAAATCATtaggtgttttttgttttttcgcTCTAAAAGTCAAAAAGTGAACTTCCCATACGTGTGTTGTCATACCTTGGCAGTTAGGAAAGCGTTTAGATGCGGGTTGAAGGAGAGAACGGGGTGGTCGGCGATACGCTTCAGGAACTTGTCCAGAGCTTTCATCCTCGTCTCCACGAACTCCTCCGAAAAACGATCGACCACGCCCTTCATCACAAACTTCTCCGGCAACGGCTGGAGATAAAGAGAGATTGGAGggggaggaaaggaggagaggcGGGGACTTTAAACGAAGGGTTTCTCAACGGAAAGCAGGACAGAGAGTCACTTGGCTCATTTGACCTACAGGGATGAGGTGGGTCGGCTGGCTGTCCTCCAACTTGATCCTCAGCCAGTCAAAGTCCTGGTAGCGCCGCCGGACACAGTACTCCGGCAGGTCAAACTCTACCCGGGTTGTCTGAGgtagaaaaaacacaaatccacAGTACATTAGCACAGAATACATAGGTGCACATTAGACCGGAGGGTGGCCAGCTCAGCAGGATTACTGTACATGCTTCTTGACCATGAAATATAGCTGACAGTgcgccacacacacgcacgcacacacacacactcacacactagtGTTAAAAGCCAGCCCCCCCCGCATGCTATCAATTAACACTTTGTGTTCGTATTGGGCTGTGATATTTGTCTTCGTCCTGAGCCGAAGCACTATAGTGCACATAGCAACTGTTGCCATGACGCTGCCCGGAGGCTCCTGGCAGTCTTTATCTGAATCCGTTTCTTTCATTACACGATAGAAAGGCCTCTGAAGCTCGGATTCCCTGCTGAAAGTCGGCAGAGCGGTGGTTTTGAGATCTGCTGCCGTTTACTTACAGACAGATGTGAAGGAGTGTGAAGGAGTGTGAAGGAGtatgacacgcacacacacacacacacacacacactttagggCAGCTAtttctgattattttcattgtcgattaatctgttgataaTTTTCTCGATTGACTGGTTGCTTGGTCTACAAAACGTcagaaaaatggtaaaaaatgtcaatcagCGTTTCCCAAtgcctcaaatgtctcgttttgtccacaactcagaAATACTGtctcagtttactgtcacagggGAGTGAAGaaaatactgtaatatgtaaatattcacaattaagaagctggaatcggAGAACATTAACCATTATTACGCCAGATGGAAGTTACATACAGCCCCTACTGTCCAAAGACAACCAAGTAGACTGTGTCACCATGACACCAGCCAATAGCAGACCTTGGTGGAGACTCTGTAGGTGATGTAGGTCTCCATGGTGGAGACGTGCTTCTTTGGGTCGCTGACTGTGACAAAGAGGTCCCGGGTTTCTGTGGTGTCTGCGTAGGGGTACCGGACGTCGGCTTCCAGGTCGTCGTCCAGCTGCAGCCTGTTGAAGAGCGAGGACGTGGATGCGGGACTCGACGTCTCAACCGGCGTGCCATTGGTCAGCCCCGCTGCCTGCGTGGACAGAGACAACGGGGACATCAATTTCAGATGCTGCAATGTGGTTAAGGCTGCAAACAAAGAGCTGATGATTCATGGCGGTGCGGTGGTTTCTCTCGGTCAATGGGGCTCTTGTTGAGGCGGCCGCTGCCTCGTACACAGCAACATCATCTGACACTACTCCTGTCGCTGTGATTGGATGATGGATGAGAGGAGAGAAATGGAGCATTTGTGGACAGGGGATACATTCCAATAGCCTTAATACAAATCCATTCCAGCTGCGTGATAATAATGGCGTGGACCCTATTTAGGTTGATGAAAGGAACACATTGTCATTTTATTCAGGGTTGAATAGTTTTTCATCCATTAAcaggtgttttatttatttattttgataaaagacatacagtatgttttcttCTGAAGCCCTTCATGGCCTGTTTTCTGGACAAACAGGCCTTTTATGCATCGGATTTGATTCTGAAATTGATTGTTGCACCGCGACAACCAGTTTTTGGTTTGACAAAGACCGTCCTGATAAATATCACTATCAAACGGATGCAAAGCTATTCATAGACTATTCGAAGAAGACACTCTTCCACAGGTTCTTCAGGGTGAAATACGCTCCGTCAGACCTGTGTTTTCTATCGCATCAAATAGAGCAAACAACAAATTTTCCCCTGCAAGCTCCACCCAAACACAGCAATAGTGCTTACAAAAAAGCTATAAAAAGCAAATAACTGGGCAAAAATGAAAGCTGTGGAAAGTACGTGCAGAACTGGACACATTAGAGGAAAGAGAAATATGTGGTTGATTTTCTACTTCTAAGcactgttttatttaatctgtaAATCCAAAggatataaataaagtgatggATTAATGTACTACGGCACATTTAGACGGGACTCTGAAGATCTCATTTAGCAAAGAGCAGGGAATGCAGGCGACAGAATGTTAAGTGTAAACAAAGACTAAAGATGTAAATACTGCAACAGGAAGATGGGCAAAACCCAGGTGCAGCAGGTATGCATCATCAAAACTGGCTctgaaaataaaactaaacagCCAAATCGCTCACTACAACAACCGGTACTGCCACGTATGATTTGATCTAAACTCTTGCTAACCCTTCTCACCGGCCCTCTGGGGTCACATCTCGCCTCACATCAAGGAAGATACGTTTTATATTTCATTTGCCTCACATGAGGAAAAGGAGCTACTTTCTTTCAGGTTAAAGTGTAAGTGGGAAATGCAGGTAATGTTCAACTTTTATCGctttttacaacacacacagacacacactcactctttcTTTAAAATTGCCTGAAgtgggcgcacacacacacagtgtgtctcacaatctttgtggggacccacCATTGGCATAAGGCTTtcccagcattttggccccacaaagccgtccggaccccacaagtatactgaattcccagtttttggacaacaacgAATTTAGTTAAACGAggacacacagacgcacacacagacgcacacacacagacgcacacacacacgcacatacacagacacacagacacacacacacacacagacacacacacacacagttgtgctAACCTGCACTGGTAATCACAGTTTGGATAATTGCACTGCGTTACATCATTGCTCTACTGTGAATGAACAACCAGGCCACCGCCAAACAAAAGACAGGTAAATCTGAAGATATTACACTAAGGGGGGAAACAGATCTGCTTTCAATACATAGCAGAGTTGGGAGAATGTAATAATCAATACTGGGATCTGGGAATGGATCGGTGGAGTTCTGCTTTTTGTAATGCTGTGGTAGAGCTTAAATGTGGCATTGTAGGGCTTTACAGTTATTTCAAATTTTCTGAACCTACTGGACAGGTTTAGGCCTTTCTCACAGCCGACATTTTGACTTAGAGTAGGGAAAGCccaggtgttactaataacattagTGATGGCACTGTTCTCTTCCAAGTGTGAAAGTGAAAGTGAGTTAAGCAGGTAAATGGAACTCGGCTATTATTATCCAGCCATTTACAAACGTGCTTTTTCTACTGTGACAAGTCAAAATATTTCAAGTGAAATGGGCCTATTATATGACACCAACCTCTACTTAAGGATATGACAACTATATATTGCATGCAACTGCTAATGGGCCTAGTAGTACCTATCATCTTACACCATTGTAATATGGCTATTATGGGACTTTGTCAAAAATGAACTGGCAATGAACTGCAAATTCCACATTTCCAAAAATGACTGTGTGAACAAAAAGTCCTGTTTCTTTTCTCAGGTCAAGAAACTAAGATTGTACCCGTAGCAGTAGGTAAATGATAGCATTTGGTTGTTTAACATTGTGTGTACACTAAAGTGCTGCACGTTTTCTCACGTGGACCCcaggagaaacaaaaagaaaagaaaggaagaaccacagtgaaaataaaattgataaGACCGTTACATTTCTGCTATCCAAAATACGTTCACAGCGTTATACTtcttataaaatatttttaaaataactagGTGAGAGCACATTTTACCCACCGAGGCGACACAATACTAAAAATACTAACATTTTTGAAAGAATGCTATGTTCTATACATGGATCCTGACCCACGCGCAAACACTTTCATGACTTGATCCCAGGCCTATAATCTAACTTTCCATCAACTTTTATTGAAGTGTGTTGACAGACTGAGACCAGAACCATTACTCTCTAGGTGGTGGGCGTAGACAGAGGAACTCTTACAAGCttcacatttttaattagtgtCTGGCCTCTGGTTGGCTCTGGGTGTtcataaatgaaattaaaatgtaaccTTGATGGAAGGACGTATCACATCATCTCTTATTGGCAATAATTAACTGCAAAGGCAAATTGGTGGCTGTAGAACAACCGCAGGAAGCACAGAAGCTTTGGGATTTGTTTGCTTGGTCCATCCTTGTTTACACAGCACACTGATGTCAGGTCAGCACACTAGGCTGATAATGATGTCAGGTCACTTTCTAGAAAGTGGATTGAGAAAAATCTGTGTAAACTAGAGCGTGTGTTTGTCTTCCAAGTTAACgttttttaggttgtttttttttatgactgtgtgttgttgtaatgAAAAAGCAAGTCCCTTTATGTGATATAGCTTGCTAAGACATTTTGAGACTTGGCTTTCATGCAACAGTGATTCAGTGGCAAACTCAAAAGTTATTCAGGCTCAACTCAAACCCCCGTTATGGGCGGTAAATAAAGAACATCAACCAGGAAATACGCTGGTTAATGTGTATCCCTTTTCTCCATTACACTTCCATCAGTTTACTTACTTGATGGATTTAGCCACATATACCCTGGTGCCAGCCTGAAAAGAGCTTTGTGTGTGGAGTGTAACGTTAGTTTGGTTAACCGTCCTCTCTCCATCCCCGGTACCGGTACCGGTGTCGGTCTCGGTGCAGCCACAGCGGACCCTACCTTGTCCCCTCCGAGGTTGACGGTGACGGAGAGCGGCTCCTCGGCGGCGGAGAGCGGGTGGAGGATCTCCGCGATGGGCTTCTGCCCCGAGCTGGCCAGGCCTCTCGGAGTGCCGACACTCATCCTGCGGGAGGCGGGAAGACGTGGCCGGGTTTCGGGGAGGGGGGTAACTGCTGTCCGGTTTTCCGCGGTTGATACGGTTGATGTAGACACAGGGAGGCTTTTTTCTCCGTTCCCGTCTCCTCGGTGGAGATGTTGACCCGCTGGTTGGTCACAAGCGTCAGCTGACTACTACGGCGCACCTCCGGAAGTTAAACTGCACAAACCCGGATGTAAACATGAGCACCACGTGACATGGGCAACGGAACGAAAGTGTTAAGATCGTCTATTGAAACAATCGCTGATCTGTTACTGACGTTGAGTTTATTGTTTGGTACAAAACATACAGCGGAACACCAGGGGAAAAACAGTCAGcatgaataaaacataaataaaaatggattatTTTGTatggaaaactgaaaaaaaacattctcaacTGAAGGTCTAATTTTTTAACTATATGTCTAGGTTGAAATATGATCTTTTGGTTATCACTCTTTGCACAAAGGTCATTGTCCCTAAActatctccatgacaactgagcaaactTCATCCTCTAAAGAAGATGTGTTTGAAAGCtctgggtggtggggggggggaatcgaatagtttgaaaaatgtttaatttaatttgtgccAATCCTTTTTGCTCTGGAACATCATGACTAATGTACTAAGTACTaagcattatacatttaaaatttgCGGAAAAAcactaattatttttgtttacatttatttacacctATGTGCCTTTATTTTCATCATCTGGGCTCCAAAGTGAGCCTCCCTATGATAcctttattcatttaaatatcTTAAGTTAAcagtaattaaattaaaaaaaacatctttttagaTAACATTGGCCTACTTTCGTCCTAATGATCGTCGGCTCGCCTGTCTCTTGGGTTTTTCCGGAAAAGGTTTTTCTCAACCGGAAATAGAAGCAGAGTGACACCTCTTCGTTCTTCCGTCCGACCTACCTATCTGAAAACCCGGTGCTTGCTTTGTGGCAAAATGCGACTCATCAACCGTACATAAGCAAGAGTTTTTTATCGCTATTTTAAACtttaagttagtgttacaaCAGCAACTTGTGTGTAGTTTAGTTCATCCAGTTCCAGTTGAAGTTATAGTTATtatttagggggggggggggggggggggttatcgtCCGTTATCAACCAGCTGGGCGAAAGGAAACACGAATAAAACGCAAAGCATtagcgttaacgttagc from Etheostoma spectabile isolate EspeVRDwgs_2016 chromosome 16, UIUC_Espe_1.0, whole genome shotgun sequence encodes:
- the snx30 gene encoding sorting nexin-30 isoform X1; translation: MSVGTPRGLASSGQKPIAEILHPLSAAEEPLSVTVNLGGDKAAGLTNGTPVETSSPASTSSLFNRLQLDDDLEADVRYPYADTTETRDLFVTVSDPKKHVSTMETYITYRVSTKTTRVEFDLPEYCVRRRYQDFDWLRIKLEDSQPTHLIPPLPEKFVMKGVVDRFSEEFVETRMKALDKFLKRIADHPVLSFNPHLNAFLTAKDLNKRQVLALLTKVGESVKHVAGGYKLRARPAEFCAMGEYLDTFTQKLGTIDRIAQRILKEQSEYLTELREYGTVYSSWVGLEEELRRPLEGVAGCVTTCCAALEDLGENMSQDFLPVLREYVLYVESMKNVLRKRDQSQAEYEARLEAAILRKQEDRTPMPVEVEKCQDKVECFNADLKADWERWQSNKRQDFKQLLTGMADKNINHYEKCQVAWESLITLLQDKQTEDKTSETN